TCGCTCGGGCGGCGCTGAGGTCGCTGTCGCGTTACCCGGCTGACCGGGTATCACGTCGCCTTGTCGTCGTTGCAACGCACACAGAGCGTGAGCAACGACGCCACAGTCCGGCCGAAAGTTGGCTCAGCCCTCGCCCGCGATGAACGCCCGCACCGCGTCCGCGACCAGCTGTACGGCGATCGCCGAGAGCAGCAGGCCTGCGATCCGGGTCACCAGCAGCACGCCGCTCTCCCGGATCAGCCGCAGGATCGGCAGCGAGAAACGCATCGCCAGCCACAGGCTGATGTGCGTCAGGATCACGCCGAGGGCCACCGCCATGAACGTCGCCAGCCCGTGCACCTGCTGCGAGAACAGCATGGTGGCCACGATCGCGCCCGGCCCGGCCAACAGCGGGGTGCCGAGAGGGACCAGCGCGACGTTGGTGCCCGCCGCGGCGGTGGGCTCCTTCTCGTTTCCCGTGAGCAGCTCGAGGGCGACGAGCAGGAGCAGCAGGCCACCGGCGCACTGCAGCGCTGGCAGAGAGATGTGCAGGTAGGACAGGATCTGCTGGCCGAAGAACGCGAACGCCGTGATCACCACGAACGACACCGTCACCGCCTGCCACGCGGCCTTGCGGGCGGTCGCGGGCGAGCGGCCCGAGGTGAGCGACAGGAAGATCGGGACCGTGCCGACGGGGTCCATGATCACGAAGAGCGTCACGGACACCTCGGTGAGGAGTACGACGTCGAGCACGCTGCTCACGCCACCACCTCGGGCGTCGTACGACCCGAGCGCACGGCTGCTGCGGCAGCCAGCTCGAGAAGCCGGGCGTACTGGTCGGGCGCGGTCGTGAAGCACCCGAGGTCGTGGTCGACCTTGCCGAGCCCGTGGTGGTCGCTGGAACCGGTGACGACCATGCCGAGGTTGGTGGCGATCTCGCGCAGCTCGGCGCGCTGCTCGGCGGTGTGGTCGCGGTGGTCGGCCTCGATGCCGGACAAGCCCAGCTCCGCCAGCCCGGCGAACGCGGCCTCGTCGAGGGTGCCCGGCGCGGCGCGTCCCCACGGGTGGGCCATCACGGTCACGCCGCCGGCGTCGCGCACGGTCGCGATCATGGTGACCAGCTCGGCAGCGTAGCGGTGCACGTGGCCCGCCCGGCCGGGGCTCAGGAAACGGTCGAACGCCTCGCGGCGATCGGCCACGACTCCGCGTTCGACCAGTGCGTCGGCGACGTGCGGGCGGCCGGCTGCCGCGGAGGCACCGGCCACGCGGCGTACGTCGGCCTCGGTGACGTCGACGCCCTGGTCCTGCAGCCGCTCGACGATGGCGGGCACGCGGGCGTTGCGGCCGTCGAGGATGAGGGCCAGCCTCTCGACCAGCGGCGGGTAGGCCGGGTCGGGCAGGTAGGCCAGCAGGTGTACGCCGCGACCCTCGTGCCGGGTGCTGATCTCCATGCCGCGCACGAGCGAGATGCCGGCCGTCTCGGCCGCCCGGGCGGCCTCGGTCCAGCCATCGGCAGTGTCGTGGTCGGTGAGCCCAAGGACGTCGAGGCCGGCGCGCGCCGCCGCCTCGACCAGCTCCGCGGGAGTCTGCGTGCCGTCACTCGCGAGCGAGTGGGTGTGGAGGTCGATGCGCACGCCCCGAGAGTAGTGCCTGGGCCTCGCGCGCTCGGCATCCAGAAGAGCCCTCACCAGGCCGGCGGCGGCCCCCCGAAACTCGTCTCCACCAGCGGCGGACCGAGGGCCGACACATCCCGCAGGATCCACTCGTCGCGCAGCAGCAGCACCGCCGACGCAGGCCGCAGCACCAGCCACAGCCAGCGGCCCTCGGCCTCCCCAACGACCACGAACCGGTTGAACTCCTTGTCTGCCCCGCTCGTCGACACCGCCCACAGCGGCACGGTCTTGTGGCCGATCAGGACCCTCGCCATCGGTGACCCGTCGTGCACCGACCCGCCGGGGTCGCGGCCTCCCGTGCCGGCGATCCGCGAGCCGAGCCCGGTGCCGGGCTCCTCGGCGATGACGAAGACGTCGACCGGCCCGTCGAGATCGCTCGTGCCCGAGCTGCAGGTCACCGTCGCGTGGGTGCGGTCCGCCGACTCCCCCACCACCCCGAAGTCGCTGACGTGCCACCCGGGGCCGAGCGGCCAGGGTAAGTAGGTCGGGAAGGCACCCGCTGCGCTCAGGTGACTCGCGAAGCTGTCGTACGACGCCTCCTGGGGCCGCCACAGCGGCACCGTGGGGCCGTGGTCGACGCAGGCCCAGGCGCCGTCGTACTCCGTGACGGCGGCCGGGCAGCGTGGACATCCCGCGACGAGGGACATGGGTCAACCGTGGAGCGCCCGCCCAGCGCCGTCAAGGGCCGTCAAGGGCCGGTCAGGTGTTCCAGCGGAGCAGCACAGGGGTCTCGCGCTCGAAGCCGAGCGTCGAGATCGTGGCAGTGTCGAGGCGGAGGTGGCGTCCGTCGACGACGTCCTGCTGTAGCCAGAGAGCGGCCAGCACGCGCAGGGAGTGGCCATGGCCGAACACCAGTACCCGCCCGGTGGCCGCCCGCGCCCGGTCGACCACGCGGTGCAGGCGTTCCCCGACCTGCTCGGCGGTCTCGCCGCCCGGCGTCGGATGGTTGAACACAGTCCAGCCCGGCACCGTCTTGCGGATCTCGTCGGTGGTGATGCCCTCGTAGTCGCCGTAGTCCCACTCGACCAGGTCTTCGTCGACCTCGGCGGCGTCGCCGAAGCCGGCAAGCTCGGCCGTATGACGCGCGCGCAGCCGCGGGCTGGTCAGCACGAGCTCGAACGACGTACCGGCCAGCCGCTGCGCGAGCGTGGCCGCAACCTGCTCGCCCTCATCGGTCAGCGGCAGGTCGGTGGTCGACGTGTGCTTGCCGTCGCGACTCCACTCGGTCTCGCCGTGGCGGCAGACCCAGAGCTCATTCGTCATGGGGGAATGATGGCAGAGGACTTGACCCGTCGTTCTTCGATGCTGTCGTTCTTGATATGGAAGTCCTGAAGACCGTCTGGACCACGCTCACCGCGACCTCCGACGCACCGGAGTGCCGGCCCGGCGACCCGTTCGCGGTCGAGCCTCAGGCGTCTTGGGTGCCGGGCCAGAACTTGTCGGGCTGCGGGGTCGGCCGGCCGGGCTGCTCGCCGCCGCGCTCGGTCAGGTAGCTGTCCTTGGGCACCATCACCTTGCGGCGGAAGATGCACACGACCTTGCCGTCCTGGTTGTAGCCGATCGTCTCGACGTGTGCGACGCCCCGGTCGTCCTTGGACTTCGACTCCCACTTGTCCAGCACCGTCGTCTCGCCGTACAACGTGTCCCCGTGGAACGTCGGCGCCACGTGTCGCAGCGACTCGACCTCGAGGTTGGCGATCGCCTTGCCCGAGACGTCCGGCACGCTCATGCCGAGCAGGATCGAGTAGACGTAGTTGCCGACCACGACGTTCTTGCCGAACTGCGTCGTCTCGCTCGCGTAGTTGACGTCGAGGTGGAGCGGGTGGTGGTTCATGGTGAGGAGGCAGAACATGTGGTCGTCGAACTCGGTGACCGTCTTGCCGGGCCAGTGCTTGTAGGTCGCACCGACCTCGAACTCCTCATAGCTGCGTCCGAATTGCATGGCCCCATCCTGTCGGACCCGGCCGTACGACGACACCCGTCGAGGCGTGCCATACCTCACGCCCCGTGGTGCCCTCGGTGGTCGAGTGCCTCGCGAGGAACGAGCCAGGCGTATCGAGACCACCATCAGAGCGGCTGGCGCTCGCTACTCGACCAACGAACTAGGTGAGGCTCAGGAGCCCCCGCCACCGGCCTTGCGACGGTGCATCTTCGGGGACGAGCCACCCTCGACCTCGGAGCCGTGCGCCTTCTCGCGCACCGGACCGTCCTGGTGGACGCCCTTCTCCTTGGTGTTCTTGCGGTCCAGGGCCTCGCGCATCTTGGCCTTGAGGTCGTCGTTGCCGTTGGTCTCAGTCATCTTCACTGGCCTCCCTCGTCGGTGGTGGTGGTGCCGCCGTCAGTACGGCCCAGTGTGCCGTCTCCGGGGCACGGAACCCAGCCGGTGCCCTTGCGGACCGGGTAGCACTCACCGGTGCCGATCGCGGCGGCGACGGTCGCGTCGGCCACCACCATCGGGTGGTCGGTGCTGCGGACCACGAGCGGGCTGCGGTCGGCGACATAGTTGGCGAACGTGACCTCGGGTGACCCGAAGATCCAGTCGACCTGCCAAGGCTTGGGCGGCATCGAACATGCGCCGGGGCCGGAGCCACCGCCGTTGGCCGCCCTCATGGACGCCTGGGTGGTGATCGGGCAGAAGTACTCTTCGCGGTCGTTCATGTCACCGGTGATGAACACCGGGAGACCGGTGGTCGCCCGCAGGTTGTTGACCATGTTGACCTGGATCTGGGTCGCCTGGTTGCGCCACTGTTGGGCGGGACCCTGCGCGTCGGCGGGGTTATGGAAGTTGGAGAAGTACATCTGGCGCCCGGTCTGCTTGTTCTTGAGCAGGATGAGCGGCATCTTCACCGGGTTGCCACCGAAGTAGGGGATGTCGATGCCCGTGGCGCTGACGAGCTCCCACTTGTCGAGGCGGTAGGCGATCGAGTTGGCCATCGAGGCCGGGCCGAGCTGCGGGCCCGGGTATACGCCGTACTGGGAACCGAACGAGGACATGAACGCGGTGTACTGCGACGGCTGGAATTCCTGGAAGCCCACGACGTCGACGTCGTGCAGCTGCAACAGGCTCATCGACCACTGCATGCGGGTGGGGCCGGAGGCGAAGCCCTTGCGGTCACCGCCGGGCGCGGTGTGGCCGGCGCCGAGGAGGTTGAACGAGCTGATGCGCACGCTCGTGGGTGCGGTCGCACCGACCGGCACGCGGCCGAGCTTGACGAGCAGGTCCTCGCGGTAGTCAGCCTTCGTCTGGGCGACCCGCGCGAGCTTCTTGACGGCCTTCTCACGCTCGGCGACCTGGACCTTGGCGGACTTGCCCTGAGTCTTCTTCGGGCGCGCCGCCACCTGCTCGACGACATCGACAGGTGCGGCCTCGTCGGGTGCCGCTTCCTGGCGTGGCGAACGGTCGAGGTCGAGGGTCATCGCCGCGAGCACCAGAGCGACGACCACCGCCACGGCGCCAGCGCGCAGTACGTCGGAGTGGGCGTACCGAGATGGCCGCACGAAGTCCCTCCTCAGGGCTGGGTTCAGGTCGCGCCACAGCCAACGATCGCCGGGCGGTGCCCAGAGTCTAACTGCTGGCCCCCGTCACGGCCGCACATTCGCGTCTGCCCGGAGCGCCACGAGCACGTCGGGGCGGCCGGTCAGCGCAGTTTGTAGTCCTCGAGCAGGCGGCGTCCGATGATCATCTTCTGGATGTCCGCGGTGCCCTCGCCGATGAGCATGAACGCGGCCTCGCGGTAGAGCCGCTCGATCTCGTACTCCTTGGAGTAGCCGTAGCCGCCATGGATCCGGAAGGAGTCCTCGACGACCTCCTTGCAGTACTCCGCAGCGAGGTACTTGGCCATCCCGGCCTCGACGTCGTTGCGCTCGCCCTTGTCCTTCAACCGGGCCGCGCGAACCATCATCGAGTGCGCGGTCTCGACCTTGGTCGCCATCTCCGCGAGGCGGAACAGGATCGCCTGGTGCTGCGCGATCGGCTTGCCGAAGGTCTCGCGCTGCTGGGCGTAGGCGATGCCGAGCTCGAAGGCCCGGTTGGCGATGCCACAGGCCCGGGCCGCGACGTTGACACGGCCGACTTCGACGCCGTCCATCATCTGGTAGAAGCCCTTGCCGGCCTCGCCCCCGAGGATCTGGTCGGCAGAGATCTTGTGTCCCTCGAAGATGGCCTCGGTCGTGTCGACGCCCTTGTAGCCCATCTTGTCGATCTTCCCGGGGATCGTGACGCCCTGGGCCGTCTCGCCGAAGCCGGGCTCCTTGTCCACCAGGAACGTCGTCATGTTCTTGTAGACCGAGTCGGCACCCTCCTCGGTCTTCACCAGCACCGCGACCAGGTTCGAGCTGCCGCCGTTGGTCAGCCACATCTTCTGGCCGGTGATCTCGTAGCCGTCGTCGGTCTTGCTGGCCTTGGACTTGATGGCGGCCACGTCGGAGCCGAGACCGGGCTCAGACATCGAGAACGACCCGCGGACCTCG
This is a stretch of genomic DNA from Nocardioides sp. InS609-2. It encodes these proteins:
- a CDS encoding endonuclease/exonuclease/phosphatase family protein, whose protein sequence is MRPSRYAHSDVLRAGAVAVVVALVLAAMTLDLDRSPRQEAAPDEAAPVDVVEQVAARPKKTQGKSAKVQVAEREKAVKKLARVAQTKADYREDLLVKLGRVPVGATAPTSVRISSFNLLGAGHTAPGGDRKGFASGPTRMQWSMSLLQLHDVDVVGFQEFQPSQYTAFMSSFGSQYGVYPGPQLGPASMANSIAYRLDKWELVSATGIDIPYFGGNPVKMPLILLKNKQTGRQMYFSNFHNPADAQGPAQQWRNQATQIQVNMVNNLRATTGLPVFITGDMNDREEYFCPITTQASMRAANGGGSGPGACSMPPKPWQVDWIFGSPEVTFANYVADRSPLVVRSTDHPMVVADATVAAAIGTGECYPVRKGTGWVPCPGDGTLGRTDGGTTTTDEGGQ
- a CDS encoding MarC family protein; its protein translation is MSSVLDVVLLTEVSVTLFVIMDPVGTVPIFLSLTSGRSPATARKAAWQAVTVSFVVITAFAFFGQQILSYLHISLPALQCAGGLLLLLVALELLTGNEKEPTAAAGTNVALVPLGTPLLAGPGAIVATMLFSQQVHGLATFMAVALGVILTHISLWLAMRFSLPILRLIRESGVLLVTRIAGLLLSAIAVQLVADAVRAFIAGEG
- a CDS encoding DUF5302 domain-containing protein, whose product is MTETNGNDDLKAKMREALDRKNTKEKGVHQDGPVREKAHGSEVEGGSSPKMHRRKAGGGGS
- a CDS encoding PHP domain-containing protein — translated: MRIDLHTHSLASDGTQTPAELVEAAARAGLDVLGLTDHDTADGWTEAARAAETAGISLVRGMEISTRHEGRGVHLLAYLPDPAYPPLVERLALILDGRNARVPAIVERLQDQGVDVTEADVRRVAGASAAAGRPHVADALVERGVVADRREAFDRFLSPGRAGHVHRYAAELVTMIATVRDAGGVTVMAHPWGRAAPGTLDEAAFAGLAELGLSGIEADHRDHTAEQRAELREIATNLGMVVTGSSDHHGLGKVDHDLGCFTTAPDQYARLLELAAAAAVRSGRTTPEVVA
- a CDS encoding MaoC family dehydratase, which produces MQFGRSYEEFEVGATYKHWPGKTVTEFDDHMFCLLTMNHHPLHLDVNYASETTQFGKNVVVGNYVYSILLGMSVPDVSGKAIANLEVESLRHVAPTFHGDTLYGETTVLDKWESKSKDDRGVAHVETIGYNQDGKVVCIFRRKVMVPKDSYLTERGGEQPGRPTPQPDKFWPGTQDA
- a CDS encoding DUF6758 family protein; protein product: MSLVAGCPRCPAAVTEYDGAWACVDHGPTVPLWRPQEASYDSFASHLSAAGAFPTYLPWPLGPGWHVSDFGVVGESADRTHATVTCSSGTSDLDGPVDVFVIAEEPGTGLGSRIAGTGGRDPGGSVHDGSPMARVLIGHKTVPLWAVSTSGADKEFNRFVVVGEAEGRWLWLVLRPASAVLLLRDEWILRDVSALGPPLVETSFGGPPPAW
- a CDS encoding histidine phosphatase family protein yields the protein MTNELWVCRHGETEWSRDGKHTSTTDLPLTDEGEQVAATLAQRLAGTSFELVLTSPRLRARHTAELAGFGDAAEVDEDLVEWDYGDYEGITTDEIRKTVPGWTVFNHPTPGGETAEQVGERLHRVVDRARAATGRVLVFGHGHSLRVLAALWLQQDVVDGRHLRLDTATISTLGFERETPVLLRWNT
- a CDS encoding acyl-CoA dehydrogenase family protein; its protein translation is MGRLCQTEGLSEDQIEILKAVRTFVDTQIIPVATELEHADEYPTEIVEGLKELGIFGLMIPEEYDGLGESLLTYALCVEEIARGWMSVSGVINTHFIVAYMLMQHGTEEQKKKYLPKMATGEVRGSFSMSEPGLGSDVAAIKSKASKTDDGYEITGQKMWLTNGGSSNLVAVLVKTEEGADSVYKNMTTFLVDKEPGFGETAQGVTIPGKIDKMGYKGVDTTEAIFEGHKISADQILGGEAGKGFYQMMDGVEVGRVNVAARACGIANRAFELGIAYAQQRETFGKPIAQHQAILFRLAEMATKVETAHSMMVRAARLKDKGERNDVEAGMAKYLAAEYCKEVVEDSFRIHGGYGYSKEYEIERLYREAAFMLIGEGTADIQKMIIGRRLLEDYKLR